Proteins co-encoded in one Nonlabens agnitus genomic window:
- a CDS encoding cell wall anchor protein, with product MKKSLFIFCFLCFVISFAQVGIGTAMPDPSALLDISSSTQGMLAPRMTTTQRLAIVSPANGLLVYDTDENRFFFYEDDSWSSLDPVKKRTNYKLVQSIADLTDELTAGSGSKYVLNTDFLYEINGTIIFDFPIDLNGAYIEGVDSSEDILVNNSSGSLFEGTSGGGLRNLTLSGNGKQLFDITGTATDLLLINNTVIAGASTVGTLSGLGTVFLSVTQYISNMDGLTIDNIDNFFVSNIFWTETNTGTFMEFTGSFEDLQMNGGRVVTDSGEIGIDVSANPNIVNDATLAELSFVGDGTFVEGYTVGSYTGFNFTNDWNVNCSGIPAETDVQATGDLNFDFGPTTGAPTTFTSNIPKKLEGFTTTNNSFRFIPSGNNRIVYDGKQERFFNVNASLSFQGDMPNDRFIFYLAKGGPAPGNPAAVLNETRVWRQVITGGDLGAVPITGVINLEPGEYVEVWVQRFSGSGRVLTVSLNLTIF from the coding sequence ATGAAAAAGTCCCTATTCATCTTTTGCTTTCTGTGTTTTGTCATCTCGTTCGCACAAGTGGGAATAGGTACGGCAATGCCAGACCCTTCAGCTTTGTTAGATATAAGTTCTTCTACTCAAGGAATGCTGGCTCCTAGAATGACTACTACCCAACGGCTAGCTATTGTTTCACCGGCCAATGGGTTGTTAGTTTATGATACAGACGAGAATCGCTTTTTCTTTTATGAAGATGATTCCTGGTCGTCATTAGACCCAGTAAAGAAAAGAACCAATTACAAGCTCGTCCAGTCTATTGCAGATCTCACCGATGAGCTTACTGCAGGAAGTGGATCTAAATATGTATTAAACACAGATTTTCTTTATGAGATTAACGGGACCATCATTTTTGATTTCCCGATTGATTTGAACGGCGCTTATATAGAAGGAGTAGATTCTTCAGAAGATATACTTGTAAATAATTCCAGTGGTAGTCTATTTGAAGGGACTAGTGGTGGCGGTTTGCGCAACCTGACCTTGTCAGGTAACGGCAAGCAACTCTTTGACATCACCGGTACCGCAACAGATTTGTTATTGATCAATAATACCGTCATTGCAGGTGCCAGCACGGTAGGAACCTTGAGTGGTTTAGGCACAGTGTTTCTAAGCGTCACACAGTATATTTCTAATATGGATGGACTTACTATTGATAATATTGATAACTTCTTTGTTAGCAATATCTTTTGGACAGAAACAAACACGGGTACTTTTATGGAGTTTACAGGTTCTTTCGAAGATCTTCAAATGAATGGAGGTCGCGTAGTGACAGATTCTGGAGAAATCGGAATTGATGTGAGCGCTAATCCAAATATTGTAAACGATGCCACTTTAGCTGAATTAAGTTTTGTGGGTGATGGAACTTTCGTAGAAGGATATACCGTAGGTTCCTACACAGGCTTTAATTTTACAAATGATTGGAATGTTAATTGTTCTGGAATACCTGCAGAAACAGACGTACAGGCTACTGGAGATCTTAATTTTGATTTTGGACCTACTACGGGAGCACCCACTACCTTTACAAGTAACATTCCTAAGAAACTAGAAGGATTTACAACGACAAATAACAGTTTTAGATTTATTCCTTCTGGTAACAATAGAATTGTTTACGATGGCAAACAAGAAAGATTCTTTAATGTTAATGCGAGTTTATCTTTTCAAGGTGATATGCCAAATGATCGGTTTATTTTTTATTTAGCAAAAGGTGGTCCAGCACCTGGAAATCCCGCGGCTGTATTGAACGAAACTCGTGTTTGGAGACAGGTAATTACTGGTGGAGACCTTGGTGCTGTCCCAATAACAGGTGTAATTAATTTAGAACCAGGAGAGTATGTTGAGGTTTGGGTTCAGAGATTTAGTGGTAGTGGTAGGGTTCTAACAGTTTCTCTTAATCTGACCATTTTCTAA